From Anopheles arabiensis isolate DONGOLA chromosome 3, AaraD3, whole genome shotgun sequence, a single genomic window includes:
- the LOC120899979 gene encoding E3 ubiquitin-protein ligase lubel isoform X2: MSNIRQSSRTGSSMASSPSNRFRSGRNMPSWVTESSDRVGPPPPPPPANNDPEYEVIDVANQQQYSNAPPPVPLKSPDIKRLTVMKCDLCGSVAPVVRCEQCDQNLFCVSCDDRYHRHPKRQTHVRKPIEPPAAVAPPTPSSTVKPPLPPKGDAGSSGPLPPPRRNKRPGSFHFPSPMFGRKQDQQTIPTTVPQGQPEQQQQKPPPPPPSPALSLREKMNSLKRFIHPSNRPLPDPPENKIHSSNSSLDTVSKRSPSIGPNRSVSSTMEKIQNNTAATLDRMTLLQQRYRQHQEAMKSDGDRSRRASLTSNTDLQSSATESSNSFRNKPTGAFQQQQQQQHQQSSMQPSQQLQNRWLNPPVQPRIRSGSVASGINLLSVPGTPNGPGSGFGHNFAPPGNSNAPSVSPIQRSEFGDTMPSMPNGPRSLSTSVFNLHQPPPPQPNMWGFNPLHQAQSMAHFNPMQWNQMNAWMGRGSQNGSNMSLNLPPQHGYPPQDPTGYPPGWTNTWNGMYPYPPMGMMPMMPGVAMPPPRSRANSRSRAASPALSVKSRKSTMSMRNLNRNSFIDDLTDDEDSDDGFHRSRGRGGERRRRERLNSTSSMDFDEPEPPAQSFVRASSVKHSRFNRDRRGGGSSARSLIDYPVSRKVTAPPARYDREELVRDRFDKLSVSSARKEPSDSFTNDSDLEQEGRRVTSNRSRSGNESLSSPRKINSDSMTNDSDADFERRRQAKLKAAQSNLAAERRITSDSHTNDSEPEQDRRRQQKSKPAPLPAPKKPIPSSDSDGREKQRRKSDTKKSDSGKVVAAAPKKIPSDSHTPDTDGSDQRRRFASKQQRQRKHSSTEFIANESDNERPEKVVNGLLEFRTISPTKSDSDEQRHLKTVEIKNIINDTRSEVEPDNGEVPEQSPPPPALVAPDREWECEFCTYVNEPGVKICAICCKTATISAVGGGATKQDSETRSPPPDVVQEAPQVTEVKLQIVPPQKPANGKPPGETKKKDVDDEMDTEMDQIVEGEVVSKSCSDDSSEGLNRSLTPERKQSVEIQPSFDADPVHVEKKVAKEKVSTGCGPSPPREIVGVGHSAAGGERPRHRASIGTSPPPQDMSTQTYDSFEQVRHEIATQSQRADKPANETAQEPNLTSSALYKRSYSLATPQLLEVERPASRNSISSDTQSLPPSPHELSPQPGLQNSSRYHANQALNQTTTTTTTTQSSPSHRYGQQQQQDESLSFLDRAIHQIIQTAANQTLGAAAAATASGRAAAVPEENMYRTFNDLRRIDTMTQAKVVGPQPAGGGNVPPRQPMQSKTMDDHQDPEDMPQGTEQLTEMQNGSTSKEEPSEMTLLLREAEHYHFTAEELQAAMNHCGEKHPVQWLRSNWNKLIETVQTLATKYGHEKRENTIGTISTVEAREALRMHKGNIWRAITECIEQRQHKYREIASKGNFTREDIVTSLTAHHGNLELATIELSKTQLKPFLMRIWGPPSGADNDSGNLLLQQALQEDRTGISSEIQQFISAHVEQELLGTGPSEKVMQPSEPELPSAMEQADREEIEPEIQQLTEHENTKAPTPSLPEEDQLEEVCEAQSTTTTSNTEILKDIEALIMQMERKQESSNGTVLRNIQQLLSQLVDAEPNSRSPSATSIRSQASDQRIMSKSPIPVRNGKQPNHLPDPNRSIEDDVRDFVQENIQDILPNLVQQVRQELDAVKVNLQTKPKSLEDDIRETLMRAEYSENDYSNIHYFPFDKTPEPPVHFPERQQTSKVSVQPSVANETDEYANIQKFLERAIRNEKTTTVFDQMKRSNYLIDSSSDEARQTAESTDYYDLVSINEKLMHLFTSKESQPVQQHEVASKTSHPEESPSTTKVQSHVPTATEEATRTPQGPEEPIPHESPQMEKKGVKKRRGSRIPVNKNNYLYRRPVKSSSESDFEVLATNAKQNQSSIAAIDHVEEMRHVVENIERIEQTMDVEDAPEDEDDQEDFELVDEPIYINLPPKKESEAENVEQLEEVEDSTTMPQQASPVGESTTFVEPIKDHHTESVMHELTQDISTPQELPQQSVEATDAVNEPIVEEQKLQDSTPAISNTIQEPPIQPVESNTAAASIAHVVEEPKPIQPQDSASQASNEDQQQPLPAASAEENIQTDELPITASNETNGHVQEEPQPTVIAETPVVASETIASSSAPNESTEPPTQAVKSEPPTNGSLPDNSNNISEADQQDDVISHSSKLANNLSELVLDTKRLIQQMKDEINSDIATFNEDDAAYEEDYYEDEYEDEWEGEEEEEEWDSNEEYDVDENGDFYEYEDDDDDGSVMFSEMTIIDSAKSRDAEQPPNEMIPVQEPPQMIMPMINMAIVRENERNSASEVSDLPLDSDFNDAMSVIEQSVGELRNMLHLTEEALGPLDLANPLHHASSVETLQNSPEQSEISEITLVPEYHNTTAEESSEPTLVADENVPMTMKDVQTLMNAKAVIGGFIKNVQKIEQTTEEQLQDNALPIEESPIVIYDSVKTSSTETTDNKPPSVIERNISNGTAAILEEPVDTIDETVVNDSTGVIHSNINSTVQAENLEGVVHISGGTEASQPAASSPHQPLLSEDNSSVVSPVPLSKASVQEPVLTDAPTTHDQLSNGVNGNIATSNEAGHVTEVITQEGGLGILASSTSHPDSQPVQATPNSQNISVINNAIPEYVNADALQLIHENDSGAPIPEYATVFKASSKLQEIETTNDLTQQPPASIGTILNTSREHPATSQEEAGLVNGTNLRAAITEDASVPATSESYSVEQPSEATVNSQEVSVESAIDDHIDHPASESLKMTNDITPTTQQSIQPESTQNQQGPGDLADTSNNPIPVTDGDVQSLPQQPTTTNVTTEQQPPEPNANNLPNGNAAGGHRTQSRASSEEPSSSFVEIQPSQVIIHTPQTETQPQVVPPEAPPRTTNIYQNVDLHPSASSISPTATTITTTSTTTTTTTTPMKSPPTRSKSKAPKLTVKVTNAASSQSEDGASPTTPPTPTGQKANAKAIASKTKTESKKKSTSTTSSPTADSNGRRPSVTRKKSIGGVFGPVQTNTVKNMQKEFLNKAKESPKPSTSKVAPKPAKLVQPKAFTARSSTTPTASTSKASTPASEDASTSARSTPGLNDANEPQPGSSRDTTYMCEKLMKKKYRETCFSDEYQTTDDEDESHMTVTESERTIIKSLVKPYEPNNEPPEVQAKQLMEDGLVQTLAQAELAVQLIELRYAKDNAIWAATQCHTIDDAKDLLQKECELCLGVFPMNEIISMLKCTHTCCFECAKEYFTQEITNRSITNCNCPYCKEPDLNGPEVTEDDVLEYFSNLDILLKNIVDEEVHDLFQRKIRDRTLTKDPNFKWCVHCSSGFFARPKQRRLVCPDCGSITCASCRKAWETQHEGLTCEKFAEWKEANDPELQAEGVQRHLQTHGISCPNCKFRYSLARGGCMHFTCTQCKFEFCYGCNKPFMMGAKCSVSPYCAKLGLHAHHPRNCLFYLRDKEPRDLQNLLLMNNVSFDTEPSEQMKQELANGESTTMKCPIPLQKETPAGLMDMICSADVPEKHAGLCRPHYVEYLSFLVTHNSIDPINLLNADDLESIVRRANKRMPPRPYGMVDGIYREYLLQLVKDKIPLDN; encoded by the exons AATATTCGACAGTCCAGCAGAACTGGGTCAAGTATGGCTTCGAGTCCTTCAAACCGATTTCGGAGCGGGCGCAACATGCCATCATGGGTG ACCGAAAGCAGTGATCGGGTAGGGCCGCcgcctccaccgccaccggccAATAACGATCCCGAGTATGAGGTCATCGATGTGGCGAACCAGCAGCAATACTCGAATGCTCCACCTCCAGTGCCGCTCAAATCTCCAG ACATCAAACGGCTGACCGTGATGAAGTGCGATTTGTGCGGTTCCGTCGCGCCCGTCGTCCGGTGCGAGCAGTGCGATCAGAACCTGTTCTGTGTGTCCTGCGACGATCGCTACCACCGACACCCGAAACGCCAAACACACGTCAGAAAG CCGATTGAACCGCCCGCGGCGGTTGCGCCACCGACCCCCAGCAGCACGGTCAAGCCTCCGCTGCCACCGAAGGGTGACGCCGGATCGAGcgggccgctgccgccgccgagAAGGAACAAGCGCCCCGGAAGCTTCCACTTTCCCAGTCCCATGTTTGGCCGCAAGCAGGACCAGCAG ACAATCCCCACAACAGTGCCACAAGGGcagccggagcagcagcagcaaaaacctccgccaccgccgccgagTCCGGCGCTTTCCTTGCGGGAAAAGATGAACTCCCTCAAACGCTTCATACATCCCTCAAACAGGCCCTTACCTGATCCTCCGGAGAATAAAATTCATT CTTCCAACTCATCACTGGACACCGTCTCGAAGCGCTCGCCGTCGATCGGGCCCAACAGATCCGTTTCGAGCACGATGGAAAAGATCCAGAACAATACGGCGGCCACGCTGGACCGCATgacgctgctgcagcagcgctACCGGCAGCACCAAGAGGCGATGAAGTCGGATGGAGATCGCAGCAGACGCGCCAGTCTGACGTCCAACACCGACCTGCAG TCATCCGCTACTGAATCGTCAAACAGCTTCCGTAACAAGCCAACAGGTGcttttcagcagcagcagcagcagcagcaccaacagtcGTCGATGCAACCCTCTCAACAGCTGCAGAACAGATGGCTTAACCCGCCGGTACAGCCCAGAATACGATCTGGCAGTGTTGCTTCCGGCATTAATCTACTGTCCGTCCCGGGGACACCGAACGGACCGGGTTCAGGCTTTGGGCACAATTTCGCCCCACCGGGCAATAGTAATGCACCGTCTGTCTCTCCTATACAGCGCTCGGAGTTTGGCGACACGATGCCTTCGATGCCGAACGGGCCAAGGAGTCTCAGCACGTCTGTGTTCAATCTGCAccagccgccaccaccgcagcCGAACATGTGGGGCTTCAATCCGTTGCATCAG GCTCAGTCAATGGCACACTTCAATCCGATGCAGTGGAATCAGATGAACGCCTGGATGGGACGTGGATCACAGAACGGTTCCAACATGAGTCTCAACCTACCGCCACAGCATGGCTATCCGCCACAAGATCCTACCGGATATCCACCAGGCTGGACCAACACTTGgaatggaatgtatccatacCCCCCAATGGGCATGATGCCAATGATGCCAG GAGTAGCCATGCCACCGCCGCGATCCCGTGCCAACTCACGATCGCGCGCTGCCTCACCAGCGCTGAGCGTCAAGTCGCGCAAGTCCACCATGTCGATGCGCAACCTCAACCGAAACAGTTTCATCGACGATCTTACCGATGACGAAGATTCGGACGACGGGTTCCATCGCTCGCGCGGGCGTGGTGGTGAACGGCGACGCCGTGAGCGTCTCAACTCCACCAGCAGTATGGACTTTGATGAGCCAGAGCCTCCAGCGCAGTCCTTCGTGCGTGCATCGAGCGTGAAGCATTCGCGCTTCAACCGTGATCGCCGTGGTGGAGGATCTTCGGCCCGTTCGCTGATTGATTATCCCGTGTCGAGGAAGGTCACAGCTCCACCAGCTCGGTACGATCGCGAGGAGCTGGTGCGCGATCGTTTCGACAAGCTGTCCGTGTCGTCGGCCCGCAAAGAGCCATCGGATTCCTTCACAAACGATTCCGATCTCGAGCAGGAAGGACGTCGAGTCACCTCCAATCGGTCACGCTCGGGCAACGAGAGTCTCAGCTCACCGCGCAAGATCAACTCCGACTCCATGACGAATGATTCCGATGCCGACTTTGAGCGCAGACGTCAGGCCAAACTGAAGGCGGCTCAGAGCAATCTCGCTGCCGAACGGCGCATCACGTCCGACTCGCACACGAACGACTCCGAGCCGGAACAGGATCGACGAAGACAGCAGAAGAGCAAGCCGgctccattgccagcgcccaaAAAGCCAATCCCAAGCTCCGATTCGGATGGGCGTGAGAAACAGCGCAGAAAGAGTGACACCAAGAAGAGTGACAGTGGAAAGGTTGTCGCAGCCGCGCCCAAGAAGATTCCTTCCGACTCGCACACACCCGATACGGATGGTTCGGACCAGAGGAGACGCTTTGCCTCGAAACAACAGAGACAACGCAAGCACTCAAGCACCGAGTTCATCGCCAACGAGTCCGACAATGAACGGCCGGAAAAGGTCGTCAATGGGCTGCTGGAGTTCCGCACCATATCGCCCACGAAGTCGGACTCAGACGAACAGCGCCATCTGAAAACGGTCGAGATTAAGAACATCATCAACGACACCCGCTCGGAGGTGGAGCCCGATAATGGAGAAGTGCCAGAACAatcaccgccaccgccagccCTCGTTGCACCGGATCGCGAGTGGGAGTGTGAGTTCTGCACGTACGTCAACGAGCCTGGCGTGAAGATCTGTGCCATCTGCTGCAAAACCGCCACCATCAGtgcggtgggtggtggtgccaCGAAACAGGACAGTGAGACCCGTTCACCGCCTCCGGATGTAGTGCAGGAAGCGCCGCAAGTTACCGAGGTGAAGCTGCAAATCGTACCGCCCCAGAAGCCCGCCAACGGTAAGCCACCAGGTGAAACGAAGAAGAAAG ATGTTGACGACGAGATGGACACCGAGATGGACCAGATAGTCGAGGGCGAGGTTGTGTCGAAGTCGTGTAGCGATGATAGTAGTGAAGGGTTGAATCGATCCCTCACTCCCGAGAGGAAACAATCGGTTGAGATACAGCCAAGCTTTGATGCAGATCCTGTCCACGTTGAGAAAAAGGTTGCGAAAGAGAAGGTATCCACGGGTTGTGGTCCTTCGCCGCCAAGGGAAATTGTTGGGGTTGGCCATTCAGCGGCTGGAGGAGAAAGGCCGCGTCATAGGGCTTCTATCGGCACATCACCACCGCCCCAGGATATGTCCACACAG ACATATGATTCATTCGAGCAGGTGCGTCATGAAATTGCCACACAAAGTCAACGCGCTGATAAACCGGCCAATGAAACGGCCCAGGAGCCGAACCTCACGTCTTCAGCACTTTACAAGCGATCGTATTCGCTCGCCACACCGCAACTGCTCGAAGTTGAACGCCCTGCCAGTCGCAACAGCATCTCTAGTGATACGCAG AgcctaccaccatcaccacacgAACTGAGCCCGCAGCCCGGTCTGCAGAACTCGTCACGGTATCACGCAAATCAGGCACTGAATcaaacgaccaccaccaccaccaccactcaaTCATCCCCATCCCATCGTTAcggccagcaacagcagcaggatgaAAGCCTATCCTTCCTGGACCGTGCCATCCATCAGATCATCCAAACAGCCGCTAATCAGACactcggtgctgctgctgccgctactGCCTCCGGCCGCGCTGCAGCTGTTCCCGAAGAGAACATGTATCGCACATTTAACGATCTACGCCGCATCGATACGATGACGCAGGCAAAGGTCGTCGGTCCGCAGCCGGCTGGCGGTGGAAATGTGCCACCCAGACAACCAATG CAATCGAAAACGATGGACGATCATCAAGATCCTGAAGATATGCCGCAAGGTACAGAGCAACTGACAGAGATGCAAAATGGATCTACATCCAAAGAGGAACCTTCTGAGATGACTCTTCTTCTGCGg GAAGCAGAACACTATCATTTCACAGCCGAAGAGTTGCAGGCAGCGATGAATCATTGTGGCGAAAAGCATCCGGTCCAGTGGCTGCGCAGCAATTGGAACAAACTAATCGAAACGGTTCAAACGTTGGCCACCAAGTACGGGCACGAGAAGCGCGAGAACACCATCGGAACCATTTCGACGGTGGAGGCCCGGGAGGCGCTCAGAATGCACAAGGGCAACATCTGGCGTGCGATCACTGAGTGCATCGAGCAGCGACAGCACAAGTATCGCGAAATCGCCTCGAAGGGTAACTTCACGCGGGAGGACATCGTCACAAGCCTGACGGCCCACCATGGCAATCTTGAGCTGGCGACGATTGAGCTAAGCAAAACGCAGCTCAAACCGTTCCTGATGCGCATCTGGGGTCCACCGAGCGGGGCCGACAACGACAGTGGCAacttgctgctgcagcaagcGCTGCAGGAGGATCGAACTGGAATCA GCAGTGAAATTCAACAGTTTATCAGTGCCCATGTAGAACAGGAGCTGCTTGGTACAGGGCCATCGGAAAAGGTTATGCAACCATCAGAACCCGAGCTACCGAGCGCGATGGAGCAAGCAGACAGAGAAGAAATCGAGCCAGAAATACAACAACTAACTGAACATGAGAACACTAAAGCACCAACTCCATCACTGCCGGAAGAGGATCAGCTTGAAGAGGTATGTGAAGCGCAATCCACCACGACCACTTCCAATACGGAAATATTAAAGGATATTGAGGCACTTATAATGCAAATGGAACGAAAGCAAGAGTCCTCCAACGGTACGGTGCTACGCAACATCCAGCAACTGCTCAGCCAACTCGTCGACGCTGAACCCAACTCTAGGTCCCCGTCGGCCACATCGATACGGTCTCAGGCAAGTGATCAGCGTATCATGAGCAAAAGTCCCATTCCCGTGCGCAATGGCAAGCAACCCAATCATCTGCCCGATCCAAACCGATCCATCGAGGACGATGTACGTGACTTTGTACAAGAGAACATACAGGACATTCTGCCGAACCTGGTGCAACAGGTACGGCAGGAACTGGACGCGGTGAAAGTGAATTTACAGACGAAACCGAAATCATTGGAGGACGACATACGCGAGACGTTGATGAGGGCCGAATACTCTGAGAACGACTACAGCAACATTCATTACTTTCCATTCGATAAGACGCCCGAACCGCCTGTACATTTCCCCGAGCGTCAGCAAACGAGTAAGGTGTCGGTACAGCCATCGGTAGCCAACGAAACGGACGAGTATGCTAATATTCAAAAGTTTCTGGAGCGAGCCATAAGAAACGAGAAAACCACTACCGTGTTTGATCAGATGAAGCGTAGCAACTATCTTATTGATAGCAGCTCCGACGAAGCACGACAAACGGCGGAGTCTACGGATTATTACGATCTGGTATCGATCAACGAGAAATTGATGCATCTGTTCACTTCGAAGGAGTCTCAACCAGTGCAACAACATGAGGTTGCATCAAAGACATCTCATCCAGAGGAAAGTCCATCAACTACGAAAGTTCAGAGCCACGTTCCAACAGCTACAGAAGAAGCTACACGAACTCCGCAAGGTCCAGAAGAGCCAATACCACACGAAAGTCcacaaatggaaaagaaaggcgttAAGAAACGTCGCGGATCACGTATTCCTGTCAACAAGAACAATTATCTCTACAGGCGTCCAGTGAAAAGCTCTTCCGAAAGTGACTTTGAAGTATTGGCCACAAATGCAAAACAGAATCAATCGTCGATAGCGGCTATAGATCATGTGGAAGAAATGCGACATGTGGTTGAGAATATCGAACGTATCGAGCAGACGATGGACGTGGAAGACGCTCCtgaagatgaagatgatcAAGAAGATTTCGAGTTAGTTGATGAGCCAATCTACATAAACCTTCCTCCGAAAAAAGAATCAGAAGCTGAAAATGTGGAACAGCTGGAAGAGGTTGAAGATTCAACTACAATGCCACAACAAGCTTCTCCAGTTGGAGAATCTACCACGTTCGTTGAACCTATTAAGGATCATCATACTGAGTCCGTCATGCATGAGCTTACGCAAGATATCTCAACACCTCAAGAACTTCCACAACAGTCAGTTGAGGCTACGGATGCTGTCAATGAGCCGATTGTGGAAGAACAAAAGCTACAAGACTCTACACCAGCCATATCAAACACGATTCAAGAGCCTCCTATACAACCTGTGGAATCtaatactgctgctgcttctattGCTCATGTTGTTGAAGAACCAAAACCAATTCAGCCACAAGATTCTGCCTCACAAGCTTCAAATGAggatcagcagcagcctctTCCAGCGGCTTCTGCAGAGGAAAACATACAAACTGATGAGCTCCCAATCACCGCTTCAAACGAAACTAATGGTCACGTACAAGAAGAGCCTCAACCAACTGTTATTGCTGAAACACCTGTTGTGGCAAGTGAGACCATAGCTAGCTCCTCTGCTCCGAATGAGTCAACTGAACCACCCACACAAGCTGTCAAATCTGAACCACCCACAAACGGCTCATTGCCGGATAATTCAAACAACATCTCGGAAGCAGATCAGCAAGACGATGTTATAAGCCATAGCTCCAAACTGGCAAACAATCTATCCGAACTTGTGCTAGATACGAAACGGCTCATACAACAAATGAAGGATGAGATCAACTCGGACATTGCAACGTTCAATGAGGACGATGCTGCTTACGAGGAAGATTACTACGAAGATGAATACGAAGACGAATGGGAAGgtgaagaggaggaagaagagtgGGATTCTAACGAGGAGTACGATGTGGACGAGAATGGCGATTTTTATGAgtatgaagatgatgatgatgatggatcgGTCATGTTTTCCGAAATGACCATCATTGATTCCGCCAAATCAAGAGATGCTGAGCAACCGCCCAATGAAATGATACCAGTCCAAGAACCTCCACAAATGATCATGCCCATGATCAACATGGCGATCGTAAGAGAAAACGAACGGAACAGTGCGTCCGAGGTGAGCGATCTCCCACTGGACAGTGATTTCAATGATGCTATGAGTGTGATTGAACAGTCAGTAGGCGAGCTACGAAACATGTTGCACTTGACTGAGGAAGCTTTAGGACCGCTGGATCTGGCCAACCCACTGCATCATGCTTCCAGCGTGGAGACGCTACAGAATAGTCCGGAACAGAGTGAAATTAGTGAGATTACACTCGTTCCCGAGTACCATAACACGACGGCAGAGGAATCGAGTGAACCTACGCTCGTGGCAGACGAGAATGTTCCGATGACGATGAAGGATGTGCAAACATTAATGAACGCCaaagcagtcattggtggctttataaaaaatgtgcaaaaaatagAGCAAACGACTGAAGAACAGTTGCAAGATAATGCACTACCGATCGAGGAATCCCCGATAGTGATTTACGATTCTGTGAAGACATCCTCAACAGAAACTACGGATAACAAACCACCATCTGTGATCGAAAGGAATATTTCGAATGGAACGGCAGCAATTTTGGAAGAGCCAGTAGACACAATCGACGAGACAGTTGTGAATGACAGCACCGGAGTAATTCATTCTAATATCAACTCTACAGTTCAAGCAGAGAACTTGGAAGGTGTAGTCCACATTTCAGGTGGTACAGAGGCCAGCCAACCAGCTGCCTCATCACCTCATCAACCGCTGTTATCTGAAGATAATAGCAGCGTTGTTTCCCCCGTTCCATTGTCAAAAGCATCTGTACAAGAACCTGTTCTTACCGACGCCCCAACGACACACGATCAGTTGAGCAATGGTGTAAATGGAAATATAGCTACAAGCAATGAAGCGGGACATGTTACAGAGGTAATCACACAAGAAGGAGGCTTGGGTATTCTGGCTTCCTCCACAAGCCATCCAGACTCACAACCAGTCCAAGCAACGCCCAACTCCCAGAATATTTCAGTGATCAATAATGCAATACCTGAGTACGTTAATGCGGATGCTTTACAATTGATTCACGAGAACGATTCCGGTGCACCTATCCCTGAATACGCTACAGTATTTAAGGCAAGTTCGAAGCTTCAAGAAATCGAGACTACTAATGACTTGACCCAACAGCCACCAGCTTCTATTGGAACAATTCTGAACACAAGCCGTGAACATCCTGCTACAAGCCAGGAAGAAGCAGGTCTTGTAAATGGGACAAATTTGAGGGCAGCGATTACCGAAGATGCTTCAGTACCAGCAACTTCAGAATCGTACTCCGTGGAGCAGCCGTCTGAAGCTACCGTTAACTCACAAGAAGTTTCTGTTGAGTCTGCAATAGATGATCACATCGATCATCCAGCTAGTGAAAGCTTGAAAATGACGAATGACATCACTCCAACTACTCAGCAAAGTATTCAACCAGAATCtacacaaaaccaacaagGTCCTGGTGATCTTGCAGACACATCGAACAATCCCATCCCCGTGACGGACGGTGACGTTCAATCACTACCACAGCAACCCACCACCACTAACGTCACCACTGAACAACAACCACCAGAACCAAACGCAAATAATTTACCTAATGGAAATGCTGCAGGCGGTCACAGGACACAATCACGTGCCTCCTCTGAGGAGCCTTCATCTAGCTTCGTTGAGATACAACCATCGCAGGTCATCATTCACACACCTCAAACGGAAACGCAACCGCAAGTCGTTCCGCCCGAAGCTCCACCGCGTACCACAAACATCTACCAGAATGTGGACCTTCATCCTTCGGCTTCATCCATCTCCCCCACTGCAACTACCATTACCACCACctccactaccactaccaccactactaccccCATGAAGAGCCCACCCACTCGATCAAAGTCGAAAGCTCCCAAACTAACCGTTAAAGTTACAAACGCTGCTTCTTCGCAGTCGGAGGATGGTGCCTCACCGACAACACCACCAACTCCCACTGGCCAGAAGGCTAACGCCAAAGCAATCGCTTCCAAAACTAAAACCGAAAGTAAAAAGAAATCCACCAGCACCACATCGTCCCCCACGGCCGATTCCAACGGTCGGCGGCCGTCGGTCACGCGCAAAAAATCGATCGGCGGTGTGTTTGGCCCGGTGCAAACCAACACGGTCAAGAACATGCAGAAAGAGTTCCTCAACAAGGCGAAGGAATCGCCCAAACCGAGCACATCCAAGGTTGCTCCCAAGCCGGCCAAGCTCGTTCAGCCCAAGGCGTTTACCGCTCGCTCATCGACTACACCGACCGCCTCAACCAGCAAGGCATCCACCCCGGCGTCGGAGGATGCGAGCACATCGGCCAGATCCACGCCCGGACTCAACGATGCAAACGAACCACAGCCGGGCAGCTCGCGCGACACGACCTACATGTGCGAGAAGTTGATGAAGAAAAAGTACCGCGAAACGTGCTTCAGCGATGAGTACCAAACGACGGACGATGAGGACGAAAGCCACATGACGGTCACGGAAAGCGAGCGCACCATTATCAAGAGCCTCGTGAAACCGTACGAACCGAACAATGAGCCACCAGAA GTGCAAGCAAAACAGTTGATGGAAGATGGTCTTGTGCAAACGCTCGCCCAAGCAGAGCTTGCGGTGCAGTTGATCGAGTTGCGGTACGCCAAAGACAACGCCATCTGGGCCGCAACGCAGTGTCACACGATCGACGATGCGAAAGATCTGTTGCAAAAGGAGTGCGAGCTTTGTCTGGGTGTATTCCCAATGAACGAGATCATCTCGATGCTCAAATGTACTCACACCTGCTGCTTTGAGTGCGCCAAGGAGTACTTCACGCAGGAGATTACCAACCGCTCCATCACGAACTGTAACTGTCCGTACTGTAAGGAGCCTGATCTAAATGGGCCAGAAGTTACGGAAGACGACGTGCTGGAGTACTTCTCCAATCTGGACATTCTTCTGAAGAACATCGTCGACGAGGAGGTGCACGATCTGTTCCAGCGTAAGATCCGCGATCGGACACTCACCAAGGATCCAAACTTCAAATGGTGCGTCCATTGCTCGAGTGGATTCTTTGCCCGGCCGAAGCAGCGACGACTAGTCTGCCCGGATTGTGGCTCAATCACCTGTGCCTCATGTCGTAAGGCG TGGGAAACTCAACATGAGGGACTAACATGCGAGAAGTTTGCCGAGTGGAAGGAAGCTAACGATCCCGAACTGCAGGCCGAAGGTGTCCAGCGTCATCTGCAAACACACGGTATCAGCTGTCCCAACTGCAAGTTCCGGTACTCCCTCGCACGTGGCGGTTGTATGCACTTTACCTGTACGCAGTGCAAGTTTGAGTTCTGTTACGGCTGTAACAAGCCGTTTATGATGGGTGCGAAATGTAGCGTATCACCGTACTGCGCCAAGCTGGGATTGCATGCACATCATCCGCGAAACTGTCTGTTCTATCTGCGAGACAAGGAACCAAGAGATCTACAAAACTTGCTTCTG ATGAACAACGTATCGTTTGAtacggagccgtcggagcagATGAAACAGGAGTTGGCGAATGGAGAGAGCACCACCATGAAGTGTCCCATTCCATTGCAAAAGGAAACACCAGCTGGTCTGATGGATATGATCTGCAGCGCAGATGTCCCCGAAAAACATGCCGGATTGTGCAG ACCGCATTACGTTGAGTACCTTAGCTTCCTGGTGACCCACAATAGTATTGACCCGATCAACCTTCTCAATGCGGACGATCTCGAGTCGATCGTGCGTCGCGCTAACAAACGTATGCCTCCGCGCCCGTACGGCATGGTGGATGGCATCTATCGCGAATACCTGCTGCAG CTCGTTAAGGATAAAATTCCTCTGGATAACTGA